The window TCGGGGGCTGATATCCTAAAAACAGGTTCGGCGGCACTACGTATGTTTTCACAGCTTGCGGCGGACACGGGTCAAACGGACTGACATAAGGGCGGTAGGCACGTATCTGAGGATGCAACGCTTGAACCCTCCTTGCGATAGGGAGTACTAGACGATTTACCATATGTCAGCCGTCTATCCAAGGGTGCTGGGCGGATGCCCTTTTTCGGCCGCTGCCCGTGAAAATCATGCGGTTTAGGTTGCCGTACGAATCAATTCGATTTTTCCAGAGGTTGCATCACAGAACGATCTGACAATACGTGGTATACTTATCTCTCTCGCAACTTTTGCAAAAAGGGGAACAGCCAATGCGATCGAACGCCTCTTTTCGATTCTTGTTGGCGGGGCAGGCGCTTGCCAACCTGGCGGATGTGCTGGTGCTCATGTCAATCCTCACATTTTTGTTCGATGCGACGAAATCGGCGATCGTCACGGGGATGGTGCCGATTTTTCGCGTGAGCGCGCTGCTGCTCAGCGGCATGGTGGCCCCGCTGGTGATCGACCGGTTTCGCTTGCACAGCGTATTGACCGGCAGCCAGTTGGGAGAGTCGCTGTTGGTACTGATCCTCGCGCTGTTTTTTGCAGTGGGAGGCGCGGGCGCGCAGGTTCCAATTTTGTTTGGGCTTGTATTTGGCATCGCGTTTCTCAAAGGATGGACCACCCCTGCCCGAAATTCGCTGGTGGCGCGATTGGTGGAACCGGGTCAATTGGTGAAGGCGAACAGCCTGTTGGCGACGGCCGATCAAAGCGTGCAGATGGCAGCATGGGCATTGGGCGGCATGATGATCAGTTGGCTCGGCTGGAACCCGACGCTCTGGCTGTCGCTTGCGTTGTTGCTGGCGTCCACCGTTTCGCTCCGGCTGGTGGGCGACGATCAGGGCAGGCAAGCCGGCAAATCGGCAACGGTCTCCAAGCGCGAATCGCTGCAGGAAGGCTGGATCACGATCTGGAAATCCCCGGTTCTCCGCCTGGTGACGATGATGGACGTGATCGAGGGAATCGCGAACGGCGTTTGGATTGCCGGCATCATCATCGTCTATGTGGGGGAAGTGTTGCAACAGGGGGAAAGCTGGTTCGGTTTTATCAACGCCAGTTATTATGCAGGAACCATCCTTGGCGGACTGTTGGTGCTAAAATTGTCCAAATGGGTCAACCGGCAGCTCGTGCTGTCGATGATCGCCGGTTCGTTCAGTGTCAGTTTGCTCACCTTCTGGTACGCGATGACTTCGACGCCGTGGCTCGCATTGGCGCTCTGCGTGTTGATGGGGCCTGCGTTTCAGTTGCGGGATATTGCGCAAAGGACGATTTTTCAGACGAATGTGGAACTGTCGTTGCTGCCGAAAGTGTATGCCGCACAAGGAACTGTCAGTTATGCGACGTTTGGCTTGTCCGTCACATTGATGGGGGGTGTGGCCGATGCTTTCGGGGTGCGGTTGGCTTACGGTACGGCAGCCGTCCTGTTTGCCGTCTCAGCTCTGCTGGCGTTCGGGATGGGGAGAGCGTTGACGCCGCTTCACAAAAACAGGCAGGAATGGTGATCGATTGTCGCCAAAAAAATCCCCCGGATCGTGATTTTTCATTGAATGCACCGACAAATAAACAGTGTGTAGCGAAGGCGGGTGTAACCATCTGCTTGTTCAGTGCGTCTAAATATTCGAGGTGGTTAGTATCCGGATGTTTCCAATTATTTTTACCGCTGCTCTTATAGCCATGGGATGCACAAGTACCGAACCAACCAACACACTGCAAAACAAAGAAAATTGAGCACAATCCAACCCAAAGGAAATTGGCAAGTGAGTCCTACATTTGAATTGTCTGCGAAAGACGGAGAAGGTAAAGTCATTCCTGTTCCATGGTTTGGTGAAAAAGGTCGGGTAGCCATGAGCGCCCATCCGTTTGTTGCAGGACAATCCCAAAAGTATATGTGGTTATTTTGGGGAAACAAAGACGAAATCATTGGCAAGATTTAAAGTGGTCGCAACAAGTGAAAAAGGCGCCCAGCAAACCGTTCTTTCTGGTGATTTTCTTAGTGGAGAAAATTGGGGAGTACCAGCTTCTTCCCCCTCGCTTAT is drawn from Effusibacillus pohliae DSM 22757 and contains these coding sequences:
- a CDS encoding spore coat associated protein CotJA, which gives rise to MHPQIRAYRPYVSPFDPCPPQAVKTYVVPPNLFLGYQPPNLPQFPPLEALRHGVLWPILYSPYHGRGDRRETRDAE
- a CDS encoding MFS transporter; amino-acid sequence: MRSNASFRFLLAGQALANLADVLVLMSILTFLFDATKSAIVTGMVPIFRVSALLLSGMVAPLVIDRFRLHSVLTGSQLGESLLVLILALFFAVGGAGAQVPILFGLVFGIAFLKGWTTPARNSLVARLVEPGQLVKANSLLATADQSVQMAAWALGGMMISWLGWNPTLWLSLALLLASTVSLRLVGDDQGRQAGKSATVSKRESLQEGWITIWKSPVLRLVTMMDVIEGIANGVWIAGIIIVYVGEVLQQGESWFGFINASYYAGTILGGLLVLKLSKWVNRQLVLSMIAGSFSVSLLTFWYAMTSTPWLALALCVLMGPAFQLRDIAQRTIFQTNVELSLLPKVYAAQGTVSYATFGLSVTLMGGVADAFGVRLAYGTAAVLFAVSALLAFGMGRALTPLHKNRQEW